The genomic window TAGAAACCCTTCCCTTTCGGTGTTTGtgaaaaatacaaatatatttattaattaatgcTCTTAAGTTGATTTATAGTTGTTTATGGAAGTTTTACGTCTAAATTTCTAACTATCACCACTATTAAGACGATTGCAACACATATTATAGCGTGAAAATATTCAGCTCCTGTTGCAACGCACGGACGCGTAACTAGTTCTGTAAAAAGGGATTAGTGATTTACCAAGGCATTTTGAAtgatatgtttttctttttgcagtcTTCGAGTTTGGTGAGCCAAGTTTTGCCGGTatgaaaaagaagaaacatGTGAGTTTGTCCATCTATCATCATTTATTGTGAACAGTTTTTTATTGACAGCACTATTGTTGGATGCTTCAGTTTATCATCCGTGCGAATTTCAAGTGGAACATGATTCTTCTCTTACTGAAGCtagagatgatgatgatgttatTGGTAAATATACTGCTTACTCATCATTTTCGTTACGTTTATTCCATTTGGTACAGTAGTTAAGCCAGTGTTCACCTAGACGCTAGATGTAGACAGGCAGTCACCCTGTGACTAGCGTCTAGGCTGTCTAGATGATTTTGTATTGTAGCtgcaaaaatgcaaataaatccGGTGCATTGTACCAAGCTAGCAGTAGCATGCATCGGAGCACACAGAAGAAGTAGTAGCAGTACAGGTAGCAGAGAAAAGCACATAAGCCATACAAGGGGAGTAGAGCATAGATTCAGTAGAGGAGCATAGATCCGGGGAGTAGAGCAAGTACCTGTCCACGACGGAGGAGCTGGCAAGCAGGGGACTTGCGGAGTGGAGGGGTGACGGTGTGGGCGCGGGGGGCTGCAACCAGAGGAGAGATGAGACAAAGATGGCACATGCCAGATGGGGAATGGTTTAAGTCTTTGTGCAGGGAATAGTTTGGCGGGGTCGAAATTTCCTCACGTGTGGCCAAAACATTTCCTTCCACGCAGACCCACCAGGCGCCAAGAGTCTGCATTGCCAAGACGGCAGACTAGTCACGCGCATAGCCGTCTAGTTGTGTCTAGGAACCATCTAGCTCTGTCGACTAGGCTGTCTTTGACCAAAGTTGATCATCTAGACGGTCTAGCCATCTAGAGTTACATCTACCTCCTAAACTGGATGCTAAGACTTCGGTTAGCGTCTAGTCATCTTCTAGACGCGCTAGACGACCGTCTACGCGAACATTGAGTTAAGCAAGAAGAAGGGATTGTGCTTGGTAGTGCCACCAGATATCCTTGGGAAGGAACTGATAGAGATTACAAGTATGAAGAGGTGCTTGATGCATCCCtgttcaaaatttcttgttatCCTATGATTGACAGATCATTTGTTATGGTAGAATAAACATAAAAAACTATATGTTATACTACAACTTACTAAGGCAGAGCCTTCCTCCTATGTCATGTCCAGTTGCTTATCCCTAGTCATGTTATTTATGGTCCTGTGTTGATTCAGAAGCATTAAGATGTTATGCACCCTTTTCTTGTGTTTCTTGGTTTAGCTATTGCTTCATTGTTTCCCTTGATGCTACCAGTATAGAACTAGCACCTTGGGTGTTTGTTAATTTTTGCCAGTGTTCAAAATTTCAAATATGTTTTCTGGTGAAACCTTATCTTCGATCTGTTTGGTGACAGTTGCTTGGCAGGGTATTTAATATTCTGCGTGAGAATAATCCAGATCTTGCCAGCGATAGACGAAGAACTGTTATGAGGCCCCCTCAAGTTCTTAGGGAAGCAACAAAGAAGACAGTTTTTGTGAACTTCATGGATTTGTGCAAAACGTATGATCCCACTTTATTTCAACTTCATTCTACTATCCCCACCCTATGTTAACTTGAAAAGAACAAAATTAACATGAGCTAAAAGAAAATGATTTTTCCTCTTTGCAGAATCCATAGGCAACCTGaacatgtgatgatgtgctGAAATGGGAACAAGTGGATCCCTTGATGGGCAAGAAAGATTGGTTATCAAAGGAACTTCGAACCAATACTAAGGAGATATATCAGTTTCCTGATATTTCATCACTCTCAGACTCAGATCCTTATCGTTGGAGTACATGATTTTTGTCTCTATATATGGGCAAATAGTGCTCCACTCAAATTATTCAGCCTGCAGCTATGACAGAGGAATCATTAACTTGTTTCTGTTTACTTTTAGGGCCAGTTTACTGTCCTCTTTGTTTCCCATTTGGGGCCTGCTGTGGAATTTTGTCACTCAACACAATCGTACCAATAGTTATTACTTATTTACTTTTTTGTTCTGGCTCTAACATATTGGTTCCGAATTAATGTTATAAAAGAACACTGTAATGCCAAAGATGTCTTCGTATGTAGATAGAATCATATGGCATATTTCTCTAGGGTGTTTGAAATTGCCATGGTTGTTGAATCAGAACTTTTAGTATTTAGAAGCCCTCTGTACCCCAATTATGAATCTTTTCTGGACTCAGGCACAAGGATTGAGGCATATCTTAAATGACCTTGGCAATGAAGGCTAGGATTAGGCAGACTTAAATAAACAGGAACAAAAGGTTAGAAACACTTGTATTTAGGAACATAATAGTAGTTTATCTTTGTTGCCTATGAGATCCTACGTGGAGAATTGACATGAAAGGTTTTTGCTTTTCTCTAAACTTACTGTACTGTCTCTATTCTTTGTAATTTTGCTCTTTCAGATGAATACGCCATATGTAATGGATGCCAGAGTCCAGATACCATTCTATAAAAGGAGAACCGTCTGTTCTTCCTTCGTTGTGAACAGGTACTGTTACATATAGATTGGTATACCCAATTGCGCATAGTTTCATATTGCGAAAATATTTGTTGCAGAACTTCATGATTCTTTCATTAGGGTTCACCTCTGCATTTTCAATTTCTGTTCATGCTTTGCGCACACTATTGTCCTAGACAAAAATTCGCATCACTAAGTAGCTGGAAATTTTAATTTCACTCAGCACCAGGAACATTGTTTGTCTTTCACAGTTTTACCTATTGCAAATTGCCTGCCATGAACCATGAGCTTGGTGCAACTGTGAAAACATTGCATTAGCGTAGCCATCCCCTGTGGCATACATCATTGCATGTGGTTATTATCGATGACTTGCAAGATTGTTGCTTACATTGTCTGACAGATATCTATGTGGTGATAACTGCAAGAGCTGAGGCTTTAAATGGTGTTGTTGTTTATATGGCATTGTCATAAATCATAATAGTGTTGTTCTCTATCATGTGGTCCTTATTGCCTGTGATGACTTGCAAGATTAATGCCTACATTGTCTGAGAACTGAGAAGTATCTGAGGGTTAAGCCTAGTGCTACTCTCAATGTATCTAGTTATCTGTCTTAGCTATTTACTATTCGCAGTACTGCTGTTTTCAGCTAATGCTTTAGCATCTTAGTAGTATCTGCTTTATGCAGTTAGCATATTCTGTAGTGGTTAGGACCTTCTTGTAACCCAAGTTTACTTTTGCTATATAATGCAATAAGCGGCCTATGGTCAAGCTGCCCTCTGGCAGAACCAAATTCCCTACTCCAAAGTGTCTTACCTGGCCAACAATTGGCATCAGAGCATAGGTTTTGAGAGAACAGTGCCATGTCCACCTCCAGCGAGCGTAGGCGCCGCAACGTGCCCAGCGTGCTGCCGGATCCGGACGCCGATTGTGCCCAGCGTCTGGCTGCCGCGGAGGCTGCAGTCGCGCAGGCAGTCGAGGCGGCCAGgcaggcagcagcagcggcTCAGGCCGCAGCGGCTACGGCCGCCGCGCTACGAGAGGAGATGCAGGCGCAGCCCAGAGGATCGCGGAGCCCTGCACGGCGCCGCGCTCCATCAccatcgccggagcgccgccgtggACGAGGAGGCCGTCGCGGGTCTCCTGCAGTCCAGACGGTGTACAAGGACTCCGGCGTGGGCGCGTCGTGGCCGATGCTCACCAAGACTAACTACCACGAGTGGAGTCTGCTCGTGAAGGTCAAGATGCAGGCTCGCCAGCTCTGGGAGGCCGTCGAGGGCGGCGTCGTGGAGTACCACGACGATCGGCGGGCGCTCGAGGCTATCCTCGCCGCCGTTCCTCCAGAGATGGGAGCTCCCCTCGCCGACAAGGCCACCGCCAAGGCAGCGTGGGACTCCATCGCTGCAACGCGCATCGGCGTTGATCGGGTCCGCCGGGCGACGTTGCAGCGGCTGCGTCGAGACTGGGAGAACCTTTCCTTCCGCCCTGGTGAGCAAGTTGAGGACTTTGCACTTCGGCTCACCACTCTGATGGAGCAGATGGCCCGCCACGGTGATGAGGACCTCACGGAGGCGCGTGCAGTGGAGAAGTTTTTGCGTGCCGTGCCGAAGAAGTACTCCCAGCTCATGATCGCGATAGAGACTCTCCTCGATTTCGAGGACCTCACTatcgaggaggtcaccgggagACTGAAGACGGTGGACGATCGCGATGAAGCACCTCCCACCGAGCCAATCACTGTTCGCGGCAAGCTGATGTACACCGAGGAGCAATGGCTCGCTCGgcagaaggagaagaagaagtggGGGGATGGCTCCAGCTTTTCCAGCTCGTCCAAGGAGCGCCGCCGGCGTCCACGCGGTGGCAAGAAGGGGAAGCCCAAGGTAGACCGCGATGGCGGCGGTCAAGCAGAGAAGGCAGGAGCCGCCGGTGGTGAACGCAAGGCGAACCGCGACGACACCTGCCTCAACTGCAACCGCGCCGGTCACTGGGCAAAGAACTGCCCCCATCCTCGACGCGAGCGTGGCGGTGCGGCGCACGTCGCGGAagcagaggaagaggaggctgcTCTGTTCCTCGCCCACGGCATCCTGGAGCTGGATGCAGGGGAGAACAGCGGCAAGGTGCAAGCTTCAAGCTTTTGCACTGAGTCCGCCACCAGCCTCGACATCGAGGAGCCGCGAGCCCGTGCTTTCCTCAACACCGGTTTCGGCGAGGACAAGCTCGACGGATGGTACCTCGACAGCGGCGCCACCCACCACATGACCGGCCGTCGCGAGCTCTTCTCCGACCTCGACACCAGCGTTCGTGGCTCGGTGAGATTCGGCAACTCGTCAAGGGTGGAGATTCAAGGCGTTGGCTCGATCGTGTTCGAGGGCAAGACCGGCGAACACCGCATACTGCACGGCGTCTACTACATTCCGGCGCTGCGCAATTGCATCATGAGCCTTGGCCAGCTCGATGAAGGCGGGTCCAAGGTGGAGATCGACATGGGGGTTCTCCGGATTTGGGATCAGCGCGGGCGGTTTCTCGTCAAAGTCCGTCGTGGCCCAAGCCGCCTCTACGTCCTTCACCTTGAGACGGCACGACCTCTCTGCCTCGCCGCAAGGAAGGACGTTGAAGCCTGGCGCTGGCATGAACGGTTCGGCCACCTCCACTTCGAGGCACTGCACAAGCTTGGCAAGGAGGCCATGGTGCGCGGGATGCCGGTGATCAACCACGTCGAGCAGCTTTGCGACACTTGCGTCATGACGAAGCAGAGGAGACGCCCCTTTCCCCGCCAGGCCATGTACCGCGTGCAGGAGCAGCTCGAGCTGGTTCACGGCGACTTGTGCGGACCTGTGACGCCGGCGACTCCGGGCGAGCGGCGCTACTTCCTCTTGCTGGTGGACGACGCGTCCCGTTTCATGTGGGTCGTCTTGCTGCCGTCCAAGGATACCGCTGCGGACGCCATCAAGCAAGTTCAAGCTGCGGCAGAGAAGGAGAGCGGCCACAAGCTCAGGGCGCTGCGCACTGACAACGGCGGGGAGTTCACCGTCGCTGAGTTCGCTGCCTATTGTGCCGACAAGGGCATTCAACGCCACTACTCGGCTCCCTACTCGCCACAGCAGAATGGCGTCGTTGAGCGCCGGAATCAGACCGTGGTCGCCATGGTCCGGTCACTGCTGAAGCAGAGAGGGATGCCGACCAAGTTTTGGGGGGAGGCGGTGATGACGGCAGTTCATCTGCTCAACCGTTCACCAACTCGCAGCTTGCAAGGCAAGACCCCCTACGAGGCCTGGCACGGGCGCACGCCGGCGGTCAGCCACCTGAAAACATTCGGCTGCCTCGCCTACGCAAAGGAGCTGAACCAGCTGGGGAAGCTCGACGATCGCAGCAAGCCCGGCGTGTTCATCGGGTACGCAGAGGGAGCGAAGGCCTACCGCATCCTCGACCCGGTGACTCAGCGCGTGAAGGTGGCCCGCGACGTCGTCTTCGACGAAGGACGCGGCTGGGATTGGACCAAGGGTGTGGAAGACTCGGCACCGGCGGTGAACGACTTCACCGTCGAGTACTCGTGGATTGAAGGAGCAGGGGGAGCACTGGGTGCGTCCCTGACTGCGTCTGGATCATCCTCCCAGCGCCGACTGCATCGCCTACTCTGCCGAGCTCGCCGACTACTCCACCAGCATCTCAGCCGACTACTCCACCTGTGTCCCCGACTACTACTTCCCCTGTTTCGCCGACTGCTTCACCAGCACCCGGCGATCAGGCTCCAATCGAGTACGCCACGCCACTGGAGGACGACGAGGACCGTCTGGATGCCTACTACGACGACGAGCCTCTACGCTACCGCAAGATGACGAACATCATCGGCGAccagcctccgcctccaccgGCGCAGCGTCTCTTCGCCGAGCTGCACCTGAcgcacgccggcgagcctgcCAGCTACGCCGAGGCGCAAGGTGATCCGGTATGGCGGGCGGCAATGGAGCAGGAGATCAAGTCCATCGAGCAGAATCGCACCTAGGAGCTAGTGTCACTGCCCGACGGCCACCGCCCCATCACCCtgaagtgggtgttcaagctcaagaaggacgaGCTGGGCgcggtgattaagcacaaggcGCGGCTGGTGGCGCGCGGCTTCGTCCAGCAAGAGGGGATCGACTATGACGACGCGTTTGCTCCGGTGGCGCGCATGGAATCCGTCCGAATCCTGGCGGCTCAAGAGGGCTGGCGCGTCTACCACATGGATGTGAAATCCGCCTTCCTCAACGGCgacctcaaggaggaggtgtaCGTGCAGCAGCCACCAGGCTTCGCCGTCGCCGGAAAAGAAGGTAAGGTCTACTGCCTTCGCAAGGCCCTCTACAGTCTGCGGCAGGCTCCGCGCGCCTGGAACGCGAAGCTGGACGCCACGCTCAAGGAGATGGGCTTCCAGCAGAGCGCGCACGAGGCGGCGATGTACCGGCGGGGCAGCGGGCGCTCTGTTCTGCTCGTCGGCGTCTACGTCGACAACCTCATCATCACCGGTGCGGAGGAACAAGAGGTGGAGGCGTTCAAGGCGCAGATGAAGAAGGTGTTTGACATGAGCGACCTCGGACTCCTCTGTTTCTACCTCGGCGTCGAGGTGCGCCAGGATGCCAATGGCATCACCCTCCGCCAGTCGCACTACGCCAAGCGCATCCTCGAGCTCGGCGGTATGGTTGGCTGCAATCCGGCCCACACTCCAATGGAGGAACGGCTGAGGCTCAGTCGGCacagcacgacggaggaggtCGATCCCACACACTACCGGCGGCTCATCGGCAGTCTGCGCTATCTGGTGCACACTCGGCCAGACCTGGCGTTCGCCGTCGGGTTCGTGAGCCGGTTCATGTAACGGCCCACGGTGGAGCATCAGCAGGCGGTCAAGTGCATTCTTTGCTATGTGGCGGGCACCCTCGACTACGGTCTCCACTACACCAGGGCGCCCGGCACAGCGTGCTTCGTCGGCTACTGCGACAGCGACCTcgccggcgacatcgacacAAGCAAGAGCACGAGCGGAATCATGTTCTTCCTCGGCAATTGCTTGGTCAGCTGGCAATCTCTCAAGCAGAAGGTGGTGGCTCTATCAAGCTGTGAAGCCGAGTACATTGCCACCACCACTGCAGCAACTCAAGCTTTGTGGCTGTCACGGCTGCTGGGAGAGTTTCTCGGCAGGCATATCGAGGTGGTTGAGCTAAAGGTGGACAGCAAGTCTGCTCTAGCTCTGGCCAAGAATCCAGTCTTCCATGAGAGGAGCAAGCACATCAGGATCAAGTATCACTTCATCAGAAGCTGCCTGGAAGATGGAAGCATCAAGGCCAACCACATCGCCACTACTGATCAGCTAGCCGACATCCTCACCAAGGCTTTGGGCAAGGCCAAGTTCCAAGAGATGAGGGAGAGGATTGGGCTCAAGCAGATCACCTCCAAGGCTAAGCACAAGGCTTAGGGGGAGAAATGAGGGTTAAGCCTAGTGCTACTCTCAATGTATCTAGTTATCTGTCTTAGCTATTTACTATTTGCAGTACTGCTGTTTTCAGCTAATGCTTTAGCATCTTAGTAGTATCTGCTTTATGCAGTTAGCATATTCTGTAGTGGTTAGGACCTTCTTGTAACCCAAGTTTACTTTTGCTATATAATGCAATAAGCGGCCTATGGTCAAGCTGCCCTCTGGCAGAACCAAATTCCCCACTCCAAAGTGTCTTACCTGGCCAACAGTATCTTTGTGACAATAATTGCAAGAGCAGAGGCTTGAAACAGGATCCTATTTTAGCATCCTGCATTTTATTTGCACTTCTAAGCAAGCACATGATATTATTGCAGAATGCTTGCTACTTTATTCGTTTTGTGCTTCTTGACTTGCCTATGATGAGTTGCAGAATTATTGCCTACATTGTTTGACAAATACCTCTGATAATGATTGCAACTGCTGAGGCTTGCGGCAGTCACAACATTTCTTGTCTCACATATGCTTCTGGCTAAGAAATTATACTTCATTttacttttgacatccatcatTAGTTATTACCAGTTCCCACGCCTTAGCTTCCTGCATTGCATTTTCACATGTTAGTAAGCACATGATATTATTGCAGTACATGCTACTATATCGACATGCACTGCTGGAGTTGCCTATGATGAGTTACAGAATATTGCACATTGTTTGACAAGTTTCTCTGAAATCTGAGGCTTGCATCAGTGTTATTACGTTTCTAGTCTCGCATTTGTTGCATCTGGCTAAATATTGTGTTCTATTTTTAACATCCATTATTGTTCCCAAGGTTGCATATGATGAGTTGCAAAATCGATTGCCAACATTGTTTGACCATCCCTTTATCATACTAACAGCTGAATCTATGTACCTTTAACAATGTGGTTTGTCGAGGTCAGTTGCTCCTATCAATGCTGGATTTATCGCCCAAGTTGGCCGTTGGAAGGCTGGAACCTAACTTGCCCTATCGACAAAAAATTACTCTCCCTTTTCACTACCTTTAGTGATTTGCGTTATTCACTACATTTTGATTGCTGCTGTGAGTTTTAATTTATATGAGAGGAAGGCTACCCTGGTGCCTTGTGTTTGCGTTGTGTTCGTCAAAGGGTTTGCTGGCTCATTTATACGGTCTTGTAGTAACATTTCCGATTCTTTTGGTGCCGGAATAACGAAAATAAAGCTTCCAACTGACGCTCCGGTGTAATATTTGTGGAGAACGAGTATAGTTGAAAATGGGATGGATATTTTGTCCACCAGACTATCCGAAGGCGAAGCCAATGTGGGATGATCTATATTCATGTCTGATATTGTTTGATATTATTCGTGTTTAATTTTGGATTGAGAAAAAATGTAGGATATGATATATGATAACTGGTATTTGTTTGAAGTATTTGAATGataagagtaaaaaaaaaatactgtttGATATTATCCATGTCCGATTTTgaattcgagaaaaaaaataggtaGGATATATGatgattgatatttatttgaaatattTAAATGTTAAATGTTATGAGAAAATATAGTAtgattttatttgaaaatatgataatatataagtAAATTATTATACATTTGAAGATGAATAATACTGGATGCTTTTGTTTGTATATCTCACTGGTCATTCTCTCTCTGGCTCATTTTGATTACACTGTTGTACTGTTTAATATGTTGTATGATGAtgtaaatgaagtgaaatttttttatctcttcgATTAACTGACGTCTATTTATTTAACTATTCGCTATGTCTTTgactttgagaaaaaaatataggatataatatataataaaaaaataattatctagTACCATATGTATCCGACTTTgattttaagaaaaatataagatataatACATGATAAACTATATTTGTCTATATCCGATATGTTTTTACTACACAATAAGAATTAGATCACAAACAATCTATTTTTGGTAGGGAGAtgatttaaaaataattatgatctcTTAACACAAAAATAGTTGGAATTGTAAATAGCATTTTAGAAGCCGTGCAAAAGATGCTGTAAACGGAacagatttaaaaaaaatacattgcAACAAAAATGGGATATAGTGCATTACTGCAACATAGAAATTTGTACCGCAAATTGTTAGAAAACCTAAAGCCAAAAAAGGAAATAACGGATATGCCTAGCGGAGCGGTTGAATGAGGCCGGTCCCGTCAAATTTGAGAATTGCCTAACTCATCATCTTGTTCAACATACTAATTACAACATGCAAATTGCCTAAATCATTGTCTCATTCAACATACGGATTAGAATTTCACTTTTGTCCAGGAAACTAGAAATATCTTAACTGCATGACAAGTCTTACAGGCAACTTCACTTTTGTATGGCATGGCTTTGTGAAATGTTTTAAAATCTGAGGCAGATGATGCATCTCGACTCGGGCGATAGGTCCCAAAGATTCAGCATTTAGCAGCACATACGAAGAAGACAAACGTAGTCATTAAACAACGCAAAAGACCCGTATCAAGAACAAAATTGATCACTGTATTGAAGAATTAAACAAGAATGAGACTACGGTGGGCAAACCAATACGATGAGATCTGAAAACAGTGCACGCCGACAGATAGATAATAGGACCTAGTTGAAGACACAACCTAAAACAAAATCAAGCATAGACATTAAAGCAAATGTATAAAATGCAAAATAAATTGACGTGGCTAAAGATCTTTAAAAATCTTTAGAACAGATAGAAAATTTGCAATCTTGAATAGACCGGGAGCTGAGGAAACAAGCAAAAATTCCCACACGCAACGATAGTGAAATAACAGCACAAGACTGATTGACTACTTCCTGTATTAATTGTTTGAGTAATtttgagagagtttgagagagtaAGGATTGTTCTTTGATTGATGgctgtttatatatatatatatatatatatatatatatgtatatatatatgtatatatatatatgtatatatatatatatgtatgtatatatatatatgtatgtatatatatatgtatatatatgtatatgtatatatatgtatatgtatgtatatatgtatatgtatatgtatatatatgtatatgtatgtatatatgtatgtatatgtatatgtatgtatatatgtatgtatatgtatatgtatgtatatgtatgtatatgtatatgtatgtatatgtatgtgtttgtatatatatgtgtatgtatatatatgtgtatgtatatatatgtgtatgtatatatatgtatatatgtatatatgtatatgtatatatatgtatatatgtatatatatataagtgtgtgtgtgttcaAAGGGTATGAACATGTCCGTTCAACAGTGAATGATTGCCCTTTGGATAATAACTGAAAAGCAGTTATATTTGCTAATGATATTTGATCACATGTTTAATTATGAAGATATGGTCTTTTGTAACACTTccccttgatcaattatcttgTATGTAAACTTCTTATTGAAAACTACTCTAAAAATCCTAtggaaaaaatatgaggagaaataatatgttatatattgatataccattaaaactcatttaaacccaatggaaaaatataaggagaaaataatatggtATATATCAGTTATTGCCTCATTGTAAGTTCAAATGAGAAAACTCATTGATGAGCTTAGAGAGCAATAATTATGATCTTTAGATCATATTTAAAACCTCCAAAAATCATTTAGAAAAATGGGAGGAACAAaatagatattgcctcattaaaaaccttatatgagaaaccgtataggaaaaacttataaaggaaaagagtacaatacaATAGAACATGTTATTTATTCAGGGATCAAT from Phragmites australis chromosome 14, lpPhrAust1.1, whole genome shotgun sequence includes these protein-coding regions:
- the LOC133890118 gene encoding uncharacterized protein LOC133890118 isoform X5 — encoded protein: MSTPGTSGSQAAGAGAGAAAGTILPQYSFQLCAWWVTLLLEMICRLRSHETDGCGLVVWCSVQSSSLVSQVLPFIIRANFKWNMILLLLKLEMMMMLLLLGRVFNILRENNPDLASDRRRTVMRPPQVLREATKKTVFVNFMDLCKTIHRQPEHVMMC